The Gasterosteus aculeatus chromosome 12, fGasAcu3.hap1.1, whole genome shotgun sequence DNA window AAATGATGATACTTGATCGTGGAAACGGTAGTATGCTCTGAACTCGAGGTCCACAAACAGGCCTCTTAGTTTCTTTTTATTGAGAAAAAGAATAACattatttaaagttttttttataagtTGCAATGAAAAAACGCCTTCATTTTAATTAGGcaagaataaaaatgacaaaaattaagaaaacaacattcTTGTGTGTCTGAGTCGCAGAGCGAAATTAAAAACGACATTCTCACATTGATTCTGGCGACAGATGAACATGCTGATGCGCCTGAAGGAGGCGGCGACGTCATCGAGTCCGCAGAGCTACGACAGCGACTCCAACAGCAACGGTCACCATGACGACCTGCTGGACACTTCGCTGGAGTCGACCTTGTGATCAAGGGTCACACTGGGGTCGGTTTTCAGAGGAGCTTTTGCGGGAGAACTGTGGGAATATCCTCCCCAGGGGCAAATGTCACAACACGAAATCCAGCCACCTTAATTTGGGTGCAGGTAacccaaatatttaaaaagcgAAAAGGTTTCTACTGCActgcgctgttttttttttttgttctttttgattttcaccgctgtggccagtgGCTCCTCTGTCAGGAGCCTGACTTCTAAAAGCACACCGCCTGTCTCCGACAGTCGATGAGGCGTCACCGATCCCGTCATCAGCAAGTCACAGCCGCCGCCGTCCTTTCAGGCGCGGACCCTCCCGGTCCGGCCCGGCTGCAGTGCGCCCGAGCCGCCTGCAGGTGGCGATAGAGACATCATGTCTCCTGAGCGTCAGTCAGCCTGGAACGACGAGCCGCTGGGGAAAAACGATGCTGCTGCTTGAACGGACGAGCCGCACAGCAGCCTCCCGCTCTTCTTCCCCCTCTGTCGCTAAAAGCCGCACAAGAATAAATCGGGGAAAAGTGAATGTTGAAAGTGCCGGTATGCGGCCTCTCACTCCTCTAAGAGGGATTGTTCATTGGTACATCCCTCATAAAACCAATGTGAATCCACAGGTTCTTGAAAAAGATACACATCGAATCTTGGATGCAAACGGAGGAGAACAGGTGTTAATAAATGCCAATCATTGATATTAACATGAGAGGAAGTTGGTTAACATTGTGGCCCCATTGTAAACGCACCAGGACGATGTGAAAGTCCAAATGTTGTCGGCATCAGATGGAGGTCCTCCGTGGTTACATCCTGTCTGAGAAAGTGTCGTTGTACCTTCAGTTCCTCGAGAGCGTGTTACAATATAATACACACTTTCATTGGCCGAACACACAGCTGTAAACAATGACACTAACATCTAAAACCAAGTCAAATGAAGGACTAAATCTAATTTACTAAATCCCTTTAGTCACAGTTTCAGTAGGAAAAGGCACTAAGCCGAGAGATAAACATTCGCCACGGCTGGATTTATCCTTCCAACTTCACCATGTTGGTCATCACTTCCTTTTCCATCCATGTTGCAACTTTCTGTGTGACTTTTGACTACTCAACAATCCTTTTAGGTCTCCATGCACATTGGCCCAGACCGGCTGTTGTAGCACAAATCTCCTTGGTGCTGGACTGAATTCAAACAATGCCTTACTCTTTTCTAACAGACTTTGTGCAttagcagattttttttttttaatttcgtCTAAGTGGCTGTAACGTAAAAAATAGGGCTCCGAGTCGACTCTCTCCTCGAAGCCCCCGCGGGGGGCCGAGGAGCAGCTGCGACTCTCTCATCACATCCTACAGCAAGGCGACGGGATGGCGCCGCGGACCAGAAGCAGTACTTTGGGTTCCAAACTGAGGTGTATGCATGCGTAACCCAGTGCTGTGACGGTGGCGATTTGGGCCACCGGCtgggaatgaataaataaataaatatatattgatgTGTTTTTGGTGCTCGAAGTGGGAACGTTTTTGCAGGTTGACCGGGTGAGGAAAGTCCAAGACGATGTGTTGATGTCATACCTCACCCCCGTCCTCTCACTGTGCTTTCGTCACGCTCATAATTCTGTTTTATGTGATTTGTGATGAAAAAACTGTCCTATCAAACATGTTCAACTAATTAAGTGAAAACTAGTGTATATGCTGCTTTGTTCATAGTGACATAAGGAATCAGAGGTTAAAAGTATAAAGGTACCTGTGGTTGAATGATATCGTAAAACAGTTTGACTTTTATTTCCGTGGCTTGAAATGTAAAGAATTGTACTTTTTGTCTTCTTCAACCCCCCCGGCCCACCTTCTGGGAAGGGCGGGGTCATGTTATCCGGCGCTACGTCCACGGCTTTCAGTGTTTTACTCACAGATCCTATGCAACATTCATTCTGATCTCCAACTGGAAGCCAAAAGCTGTTATGTGCGCGTGTCCCCTGCGCGGCTTCAGCACTGCCGAAACTTCCAGCGTGGAATCAGACCCGTTGGGACTCAGATTCGTGCCCCATGTTCTTTGTGCATATGTCTGTGTAGATGTTGGAGGCGCTCCTGCTATGGTACTTGTAAGCACAAAGGGACAGATTCTCTGTTTGTCTCCAGTAACGTCTGCTCTTAGAGGTGTGGATGTTGTGAAAGCATTTTGACCAGTCTGTCGGTTTATTACACACAAAGTCAATGAATGTTAAGCCttctttgtacattttttaatgtAACATGACCCTGTAAATAGTTAATTATCTGACAGCATTTTGATGACTTTTTCTAGCGGATTTGTTACAGTACTTGAAAAGGAGTATTTTGTGTACAGTCTCTTTACATCAGGGCGGATTGATGCAGTTCGTCAAGGACTGACTGTACTAGTCTTAAGTTATTGTGATTCAATAAAATGTATGATTATTTATGACTGAATTTTGTCAAACggttcctgaaaaaaaaaaaaaacttggacTTGAAAATGTTCACAATAAAAAGCCATAAAGTCAAGGTGGAGAGTAACAAATTATACCAAAGTAATTATGTAGtaagttgaaaaaaaagtgtttgtgatTGTCTAGAAAGGCATTTTAAGTTagtcaaaaaatacttttaaaagtcaatagtataatatgtaaaataaatagttGTGAAAAGCCAGATGTTTTATGTATATGtcgaaaaaatacattaaaagtaTTGTAAAGTTTGATTAAAACATCATGCTATTCCCAAAAGAAATCACATGAAGAAAAAATCAAAGTatagtatttattttgaaaagacagaaaaaaagttatGATATAGTTTATCGAAATAAAAGCTATGACaagaatattattttaaaaaaacgaaTTAAAAGATTCCAGTGCATTTGTCAAGACAGCTTGCAGCTTTTCCTGTCATTGCGATTTCATTTAATAACGTCTTCCCAGAGCGCCCTAAAGAGGCGTCATTACCGCCCTCCCATCTGTCCTAATCCGTCTGAGAGGGTCCTGGTCCGGCACAGCTGCAGCGTGCCGCGGCTGCCTGCAGGTGGCGACGCATACTCATGTCTCTGGAGAGAcgatgctgatgctgctgctgctgctggttggaTGGATGAACAGCCAGCAGCTCCctgctcgtcttcctcctccgcggCTGAAGCTGCCTGCAGGATCGCTGCAGGATGAGGTTAATGCgagttatataaatataaaaaggcaGGTTGTTAACTCCTACAGCAAGTCACACTTCCGAAGAGAGATCAGTTGCATCCCAAACCCTCTGCATTGTCTCACTCGAATCAACCTAAAACTATATTTAAGTCACATGCATTTTGAAATAACGACGGTTGTGTCAAAGCCTCGAAAGAAACCAAAAAGTGTCAACAAGGAATGATTGATGAATAAGAACAGGCTGGTCTTGGTTTGGAGACTTTTGGAGACTGACTTTGTCCCGGTGGTTAAAAAAATGCTGCTTCAGTGTTCGCCAGCCTCCAAAGGGAGAACCACGTTTACAACATTTCTAAACACAACAGTTCAAAAACAGGCCGtaactgtttttaattgtgcTCCTATTACATTATGTTGACGTCATTTAATACTTTACATCGCGGTGGTCAGGAAAGCAAAAGCGTTTTAAAAACACGGGGCTTTGTTCTAACTTGCATACAACAAAATCCACTTAAGGCAGTGTGAACAAACTGCTCACTTTATAATGAATATGCAACTGTCCAAACATTTCACTGCACACAGACATCCACTGCTAATATATTTAACAAAGCAAAACAGAtctaatttaaatatttggACCACTAGGTggtgagaaaaaatatatttatttgttttgaaggTTCGAAGTCAAAACGTTCTGAAAGTTGAAAATGTGTCGATTTTAACAAAATTACAATATATTCTACTTTGTTGGTATAATATGAGGTTAAAGGGGGTAGTTGGGGTGAATGGCGATTTAAGAGTGAAAATGTATAgaatattgtactttttctcTCCAAACCTCCAGCCTGCTGGAAAAAGCAGGATCCTCCTCCATGTTTTAATTTGAtcaacaacaagaaacaaacGCATTTGACGTGGAATTGTTTACAATTTTATTTGGTATTGTACAAAAAGTGTGGAATAAACATATATACAGCACATAATACAACACACTTATTAAAGAAATTCATATAAATTATTAACGAAATAGCTACATTCTTTTCAATAAACAACTCTATTCAAGGTAAAAGAAAGTCAATATTCTTGGCATAAAATTTCCATACAAAATTGTACAAAATACTGTACAATTGAACAAAGCTGTGCAAAACAGCAAATTGTGTCCCAGACGCAGATGTTGTACAGTGCGCATTCGCTGATGAAGCAacaaatttgaaaaagaaaatgtttttaacaaTTACATTTAGGTGTTTGACAGCTCCTTACAAATCTGCTCACAGTCTcatatgaaaacaaaacacgGGTTATATTCTCTCTATGTgggcttattttttttaaataaattaagatacgtttatttcttcttcctctgactcTGAGAAGTCCGAGTGCTTACTggaaagagacggagaggagacgATGGAGTCCGCACGGATTCTCTGTCTTCGAAActcttcttcctcgtcttcctcctcggcTGAGGACTTCTTGCCCACGTCGCTGAGGTCCGGGTGCGGGTTGGCTTTGGTGGGCAGCGTCTGCTCCCGGCAGCCACCGGATGAAAGCAGTTCGCGTTCCTTGGAGTTCCTCCACTTCATTCTGCGGTTCTGGAACCAAATTTTCACCTGTAGACagcaagaaaagaagaaaaaagtgtgaGTGAAAAAAGTTTTGGGGTCAAGTGCTGCGGGACGAGGAACAGCGTTATTACGCGCAAATTACGCACGACGCGTCTAGGGTTTGAATCCCATTCAAAGTTTTACCTGCGAGTCTTTCAGGCCCAGTTTGGAGGCGAGCTTCTTCCTGTCGGGCTTGCTGATGTATTTCTGTTTCTGGAACATTTTCTCCAGGGCTTTGCGCTGCACATCGGAGAACACCGCCCTCCTCAGCATCCCTCTCCGGGGTTTCCCTCTGGCGGCCAGGGGCCAAGAAAAGGTCCCGGGAATGGGGACAACGGATGAAGacgctaaaaaaaacaacaaagagacaaaattGGATTTTGTTAGCTTGGTTTTTCTTTgccagataaaaaaaagaacgttTCGTGAGGACGGAATTAGCCAGAACGCCCCTGCAGGCACAAATGAACAACCAAGGGATGTTGAATATTCCACTGTTGTATCTAAACTCAAAAGCACTCAGACATCTATATGCATATAATGATTCCCCTCTAAAGCCGCACTTTTAAACCGGTTATTATTGGAAGGTTTCTCCCTTTGGAACTGAGCGGTGCGTCTCCGCTTGGAGTGAAATGGCACGAGGTGACTAATTAGCACATTGGCCGGTCCCCAACCGCATTGGTATGGTAAAGAGGTAGCATATCCTTTAAGGAACCCTGTGAGGGCGGATAGAGGAGTTAATAAACCGTGAACGGTAATTGTGTAGTAATGAACTAACGCAGAAAAGACTCTGGACAGGCGGTGAAGGCCATATATTATCGCAACAAAAGGAGATTTACACTTTCAAACTAAACACAACTGCATACCAGAATACTgatgcccggggggggggggggggggctgaagagTGGAGGGGAATGgcgctttccccccccccccccctccttcttcttgccttcaaatcattttcattaaatgaaCACGAAAAGCTTTTCAGGACGCTGGAGTTGTTTTGTTGAGGCTTTCGGCTGAGCCCATGAAAAGACTCCATCTCCATTATGATTTGTGTGAATGAAAGCACGGACCGGCGACTTTATAGACTTTTCTAAGAGATGATTCTTTATCTCAACTCGTTGATTGGTCCGCGTGGGGAATAAACGTTTAGGgcgcacacagagagaaagagagagagagggaggattgGAAGTCAGCGGTAACGTATCCTATGGGCCGAGCAGCGCGCCGGCTGGGACCTGTTGGATACgccaggacttttttttttttttttttaaagaaaaatcgCATTACTTCAACTCCCTCCGCGCGAGACACTTGTCCTGTCTGCATTCTGCTGACTGGACGTCCTCCCCGCAGAAGCTGCCCTGTGGCCGCAGAAGAATCAGGAACAACGACGCGCCATGTGGTCTTGTGAGA harbors:
- the dbx1a gene encoding homeobox protein DBX1-A gives rise to the protein MMIPSVLAPPAFYPGLYRPAAALPFHHTHQSGFQTHSSFLVEDLLRISRPAAYINRTVPSACASLPTATTTLSFSGAPAERPMAATALTRESCSPKMSVSSSKDPTFLKFGVSAILAPSPKTASSHPTFHSLHSKTFPIPYFDGTFHPIFRTPYLPASSSVVPIPGTFSWPLAARGKPRRGMLRRAVFSDVQRKALEKMFQKQKYISKPDRKKLASKLGLKDSQVKIWFQNRRMKWRNSKERELLSSGGCREQTLPTKANPHPDLSDVGKKSSAEEEDEEEEFRRQRIRADSIVSSPSLSSKHSDFSESEEEEINVS